One part of the Trypanosoma brucei brucei TREU927 chromosome 4, complete sequence genome encodes these proteins:
- a CDS encoding rRNA methyltransferase, putative (similar to Putative rRNA methyltransferase SPB1 (EC 2.1.1.-). (Swiss-Prot:P25582) [Saccharomyces cerevisiae;]), with the protein MYRCRSAYKLLELDDKFSLFGGCCRTVVDLAAAPGGFSEVALQRMTAAEDVTSRPPVKPLVIAFDTRPMKAARDLHVVQCNINDHKRVIASVEEFIQRRGVGDGADRQVDVVLHDGVSVAKSHSAFSVTYAQNQMAVGALRLACALFLLSSQPAGTRQPPRAEDGLASSSKAEPQGPTFVTKAMRSAHFNQVLSAMKAYFRHVSVHRPAECNAASSETYVVARGFMSHARNRRNPLFLNQRQRLLSLPPFSEDVLPGRQIVWRCWGCHMYCMGAAPCINCSRVD; encoded by the coding sequence atgtACAGGTGCCGTTCCGCTTACAAACTGCTGGAACTCGACGACAAGTTCTCCCTCTTCGGCGGGTGTTGCCGCACAGTTGTGGACCTCGCCGCTGCACCGGGAGGGTTTTCGGAAGTGGCACTGCAGCGCATGACAGCTGCGGAGGATGTGACGTCACGACCTCCCGTAAAACCACTTGTTATCGCGTTTGATACTCGCCCGATGAAGGCGGCACGGGACTTACACGTGGTGCAGTGCAACATTAACGATCATAAACGTGTTATCGCCAGTGTGGAAGAGTTCATTCAGCGGCGAGGAGTCGGTGACGGTGCAGACAGGCAGGTGGACGTTGTTCTGCATGACGGAGTGTCAGTCGCTAAGTCACACTCTGCCTTCTCTGTTACGTACGCTCAGAACCAAATGGCAGTAGGGGCGTTGCGGCTAGCGTGTGCGCTATTTCTTTTATCCTCACAGCCCGCCGGTACCCGTCAGCCTCCTCGCGCAGAGGATGGCTTAGCATCTTCTTCCAAAGCGGAACCGCAGGGACCAACGTTTGTAACCAAGGCAATGCGGTCAGCCCATTTTAACCAGGTGCTTAGCGCCATGAAAGCATACTTCCGCCATGTTTCTGTCCACAGGCCAGCAGAGTGCAACGCTGCTAGCAGTGAAACGTATGTTGTGGCACGCGGTTTCATGAGTCACGCTAGGAACCGGCGGAACCCACTATTTTTGAATCAGCGACAACGTTTGCTGAGCCTACCGCCCTTTTCGGAAGACGTGCTACCGGGGCGGCAGATTGTGTGGCGTTGTTGGGGGTGCCACATGTACTGCATGGGTGCTGCGCCTTGCATTAACTGCAGTCGCGTGGACTAG
- a CDS encoding hypothetical protein, conserved (similar to Ras GTPase-activating protein 4 (RasGAP-activating-like protein 2)(Calcium-promoted Ras inactivator). (Swiss-Prot:O43374) [Homo sapiens]), whose protein sequence is MGKLQVCICAARNLHEQSAPCMPDPYCCVRLGDTTYKTKIVNNTCNPVWNQTLRFYVADENTAHLCVELWTTDVITDGVLGSICLPLSGLTMGIIQDSWYLLSHSPTNAELRIRLLACDFGKQPHPNQRWKITNDINNCSVLAADEKLSAAAPALMA, encoded by the coding sequence ATGGGCAAGCTCCAGGTGTGCATTTGCGCCGCACGCAACCTTCATGAGCAGTCGGCGCCCTGCATGCCCGACCCTTACTGTTGTGTGCGATTGGGCGATACGacgtacaaaacaaaaatcgtGAATAATACATGTAATCCCGTATGGAACCAAACTCTTCGGTTCTATGTGGCGGACGAAAACACCGCGCATCTCTGTGTTGAGCTTTGGACAACCGACGTCATTACGGATGGAGTGTTGGGGTCAATCTGTCTGCCCCTTTCAGGCCTAACGATGGGTATCATTCAGGACTCGTGGTATCTCCTCTCACATTCGCCCACGAACGCGGAGCTGCGCATCCGTCTTTTAGCATGCGACTTCGGCAAGCAGCCGCATCCCAACCAGCGATGGAAGATAACAAATGATATCAACAACTGTAGCGTGCTAGCCGCTGACGAGAAACTGTCAGCTGCAGCTCCTGCTCTCATGGCTTAA
- a CDS encoding ATP-dependent zinc metallopeptidase, putative — protein MRRYLLASLPMAHRPRYPSHTGLVISMSHVSFEPKQQSKLQVLTAYSVARDSSPQFGRSSPFNHLRQLVTAFGTSMAVKQLSRGKILSAKPSDGGNNTAGEQNGRDKKEEESPIFPNSSSEDDNTEELIVARSVLFVLVMLGTSYVLYKLSQPLGKQTGWASLLKNAEIVKSIKLYHNYAQVYLSEGKVYLGLVDDQHTQEKLEKLNKAYNDAVTTRIKEPRPQGNGETVTTKSEGIEVSLQGTPLGEQALVVLGVFAWVVPFVFFPVFVMVLSNSIGKSLALTLEAGKKTHKSKEMVFRVELSSSTRFKHIAGLKEAKKEVTEVVDFLRHPERYTSLGAKVPTGALLLGPPGTGKTLLAKAVAGESGVGFIPVCGSDFVELYVGMGALRVRQLFEVAKKQRCIVYIDEIDAIGLKRTGAGIGEKQEQEHTLNELLTQLDGFSSSRRGDVMILASSNVSQEQLDPALVRPGRFDRIIHVDMPVISERIDIFKVHLSALTLVKESNKGAKGAEVEQQTEEASTESSESKKSDAKANAKSDDEGKMESGTVPSSENKSPTADEAKGFNSCEVSTANATTSSLVVSKLQEEMEAEQELLEQEKLTGDPSYDFRTLLANKSERERALINSYAERMSSLCPGFTGADIANVCNEAAILAARENNSNVDITHLERSIDRVLAGIEHRSRVLSPFERQVVAHHEAGHAVAGWFLNRADPLMKVSIVPRGGSALGYAQYLPNENNVRTAAEIRDSISVTLGGRVAEKIFFNHLSTGASDDLNKVARMAYMFVSSFAPRPVYPAPGTAGTRIVKPFGPKVSNHIDVEAKKLVDEIYEQTYSLLLSKKEEMETLAKHLLENEVLTFDDVVRYLGTRKARETDRKKGV, from the coding sequence ATGCGCCGCTACTTGCTCGCCTCATTGCCAATGGCCCACAGGCCGCGCTACCCGTCCCACACTGGTCTCGTTATTTCAATGAGTCATGTTAGTTTTGAGCCAAAGCAGCAAAGCAAACTGCAGGTATTGACTGCTTATTCGGTTGCACGTGACTCATCTCCCCAATTTGGCAGAAGTTCGCCATTCAACCATTTGCGGCAATTAGTCACAGCGTTTGGCACATCGATGGCGGTGAAGCAGTTGTCTCGTGGTAAAATTCTCTCTGCGAAACCCTCTGATGGGGGAAATAACACGGCTGGTGAGCAGAATGGTAGggacaaaaaggaagaggaaagccCCATATTCCCGAATTCATCTTCAGAAGATGACAACACCGAGGAGTTGATAGTTGCACGCTCTGTGCTCTTCGTATTGGTGATGCTTGGAACTTCCTACGTATTGTACAAGCTTTCTCAGCCCTTGGGTAAACAAACTGGATGGGCATCGCTATTAAAGAATGCTGAGATCGTAAAGAGCATTAAGTTATACCACAACTACGCGCAGGTGTATCTCAGTGAAGGAAAGGTTTACCTCGGACTGGTAGACGACCAGCACACCCAAGAAAAGCTGGAAAAACTGAATAAGGCGTATAATGATGCAGTAACGACGAGAATAAAAGAGCCGCGGCCGCAAGGGAATGGGGAGACGGTAACAACGAAATCGGAGGGAATCGAGGTATCGCTGCAGGGAACGCCACTGGGAGAGCAAGCGCTGGTAGTGTTGGGTGTTTTCGCGTGGGTTGTGCCGTTCGTGTTCTTCCCTGTGTTTGTGATGGTTCTCTCCAATTCCATTGGTAAGTCACTCGCGCTGACGTTGGAGGCTGGTAAAAAGACACACAAATCAAAGGAAATGGTGTTTCGTGTGGAACTCTCATCCAGCACACGCTTCAAGCACATTGCCGGCTTAAAGGAAGCCAAAAAGGAGGTGACTGAGGTGGTAGATTTCCTCCGCCACCCCGAGCGCTATACGTCATTGGGGGCAAAAGTGCCAACTGGGGCACTTCTTCTGGGGCCGCCAGGTACGGGTAAAACACTCCTGGCGAAAGCTGTGGCAGGTGAAAGTGGAGTGGGCTTCATCCCGGTTTGCGGTTCGGACTTCGTGGAGTTGTATGTGGGGATGGGCGCATTGCGTGTTAGGCAGTTGTTTGAGGTTGCGAAGAAGCAGCGTTGCATCGTTTATATTGACGAGATTGATGCCATTGGGCTGAAACGAACGGGTGCTGGTATCGGCGAAAAGCAGGAGCAAGAACATACACTTAATGAACTGCTAACACAATTGGATGGATTCAGTAGCAGCCGTCGTGGAGACGTTATGATATTGGCATCTAGTAACGTATCGCAGGAGCAGCTGGATCCGGCGCTTGTACGTCCTGGAAGGTTTGACCGTATTATTCACGTAGACATGCCCGTCATATCGGAGAGAATTGATATATTTAAGGTCCACCTCAGTGCGTTGACATtggtgaaggaaagcaaCAAGGGTGCTAAGGGTGCAGAGGTGGAACAGCAAACAGAAGAAGCGTCCACAGAATCTTCCGAGTCCAAGAAGTCTGACGCTAAGGCCAACGCCAAGAGTGACGATGAAGGGAAAATGGAGTCGGGGACGGTTCCTTCTTCGGAAAATAAATCACCTACCGCTGATGAGGCTAAGGGTTTCAACAGCTGTGAAGTAAGTACAGCAAACGCAACCACATCCTCACTTGTTGTTAGTAAACTAcaagaagagatggaagcTGAACAAGAGCTGCTAGAACAGGAGAAACTGACAGGGGACCCCTCCTACGATTTCCGGACGCTTCTCGCAAATAAGAGCGAACGCGAGCGTGCCCTCATTAATTCCTATGCTGAACGCATGAGCAGTCTCTGTCCAGGTTTCACTGGAGCCGACATTGCCAACGTGTGCAATGAAGCCGCTATACTTGCAGCACGAGAAAACAATTCAAATGTTGACATTACCCATTTGGAACGTTCCATTGACCGAGTATTGGCAGGTATTGAGCACCGCAGCCGTGTGCTGTCGCCATTTGAGCGGCAGGTTGTTGCTCACCACGAAGCAGGTCATGCCGTTGCCGGTTGGTTCCTCAACCGCGCTGATCCACTCATGAAAGTTTCCATCGTACCTCGCGGCGGTTCAGCGCTTGGTTACGCTCAATACCTACCGAATGAAAACAATGTGCGGACCGCAGCTGAGATTCGGGACTCCATCAGCGTGACGTTGGGCGGACGCGTGGCGGAGAAGATTTTTTTCAACCATCTTTCCACAGGTGCATCCGATGATCTCAACAAGGTGGCACGAATGGCGTACATGTTTGTTAGTTCATTCGCACCACGGCCTGTGTACCCCGCTCCAGGTACTGCGGGGACGCGCATTGTGAAACCGTTCGGGCCCAAAGTGTCAAACCATATCGATGTGGAGGCAAAGAAGCTGGTCGATGAAATATATGAGCAGACATATAGTCTGTTGTTAtcgaaaaaggaggagatggaAACGCTTGCCAAACACTTGTTGGAAAACGAGGTGTTAACCTTCGATGACGTGGTGAGGTATCTTGGCACACGCAAGGCGAGGGAAACAGACCGTAAGAAGGGCGTGTGA
- a CDS encoding small GTP-binding rab protein, putative (similar to Ras-related protein Rab-39B. (Swiss-Prot:Q96DA2) [Homo sapiens]), which translates to MRPEFPGLVEAATETECTEASTEPEDEQWEDEEQMFVFKVAIVGDYSVGKTSMVKRLLDIPYEKIASSSSAPQPPGSSREGEVVSNSLQPLHTTTPTVGTDFFSRVVRNVRAGQHVRLQLWDTAGLERYASVDKSTFRCASAAIVVFDVKNRESFAHVTSQHLDLVMRYNPDISGRHIFVVGNKVDLIDNTEVEDMDRLVTQHELQFELFSAFPDVQYYEVSTLTNYGLREMLHGLCHTLLNDHTTCEEGNIKENGPTPAERGPLHSHLPLNFDTGTTMDGETGTDGTLFTTDGVMASAPSLYSLGSMVTVRSAQIAESGWFTPRERGSEGDTCACDKYMTEEVKESPTHGPSGTDTTLVAEDVDGHEETACSHMHMDPTALLSCKEEERDITLYSVCSALESGVVDNSVAEASNGSGSIDALNMGDETGVESTRQQTSAAPPSVENTARFVGGSQRLHNSMSMDSYFGSLSHSWAATGRNANAISSDDHPEASSHRRRIDDMLRRIDRDAELENSPESRHVAEDVDYGATPVDHGNEKPSKVNLSSCSCFGSKGDRSKRSGC; encoded by the coding sequence ATGCGCCCCGAGTTCCCGGGGCTGGTGGAGGCCGCAACCGAGACGGAGTGCACCGAGGCATCCACTGAACCGGAGGATGAACAGTGGGAAGATGAAGAGcaaatgtttgtttttaaggTGGCAATTGTGGGCGACTATAGCGTTGGTAAGACGTCCATGGTAAAGAGGCTCCTCGACATTCCGTACGAGAAAAtcgcatcatcatcatcagcgcCACAACCACCAGGGTCCAGCCGGGAAGGTGAAGTTGTTTCCAATTCGCTGCAACCCCTTCACACCACAACGCCGACGGTGGGAACCGATTTCTTCTCCCGGGTCGTGCGGAATGTGCGGGCGGGACAACATGTGCGGCTGCAACTTTGGGACACAGCTGGGTTGGAGCGGTACGCCTCTGTGGACAAGTCCACATTCCGTTGCGCCTCTGCGGCgattgttgtgtttgatgtGAAAAATAGGGAAAGTTTTGCTCATGTAACCTCGCAACACCTCGACTTGGTCATGCGGTACAACCCCGACATCAGTGGTCGccacatttttgttgttggaaaCAAAGTGGATCTTATAGACAATACCGAGGTTGAGGATATGGATAGGCTTGTTACACAGCACGAGCTGCAGTTTGAGTTGTTTAGTGCATTTCCTGACGTGCAATATTACGAGGTGAGTACACTAACGAACTATGGCTTACGTGAAATGCTACACGGATTATGCCACACTCTTCTCAACGATCACACGACAtgtgaggagggaaatatcAAAGAGAATGGACCAACACCGGCGGAGCGAGGTCCGCTGCATTCCCACCTTCCATTAAACTTTGACACTGGGACTACAATGGACGGAGAGACAGGGACGGATGGTACTCTCTTTACTACAGACGGAGTTATGGCGTCTGCACCATCGCTATATTCACTGGGGTCGATGGTTACCGTTAGAAGTGCACAAATAGCTGAAAGTGGCTGGTTCACACCGCGGGAACGCGGAAGTGAGGGTGATACGTGTGCTTGTGATAAGTATATGACtgaggaagtgaaggaatCACCCACACATGGCCCCTCCGGCACCGATACCACACTTGTGGCTGAAGATGTTGACGGTCATGAGGAAACAGCATGCTCTCATATGCACATGGATCCAACTGCATTGCTCTCAtgtaaagaggaagaaagggatatTACACTTTATTCGGTGTGCTCAGCCCTAGAGAGCGGTGTCGTTGACAACAGTGTCGCGGAGGCGAGTAATGGCAGTGGTTCAATCGATGCACTTAACATGGGGGACGAAACGGGTGTTGAATCCACTCGTCAGCAAACCAGCGCAGCGCCACCCAGCGTAGAGAATACGGCTCGATTTGTAGGTGGATCGCAGCGTTTGCATAACTCAATGTCTATGGACAGCTACTTTGGTTCCCTCTCCCATAGTTGGGCCGCCACTGGTAGAAATGCAAACGCCATCAGTAGCGATGACCACCCCGAAGCGTCATCCCATCGGAGGAGAATTGACGATATGCTTAGGCGCATAGATCGGGATGCTGAGCTGGAAAATTCCCCTGAAAGTAGGCATGTCGCTGAGGATGTGGACTACGGGGCAACTCCCGTGGATCACGGTAATGAAAAGCCATCTAAAGTTAATTTGTCATCGTGTTCGTGCTTCGGTTCGAAGGGTGACAGATCCAAACGCTCGGGTTGTTGA
- a CDS encoding RNA-binding protein, putative — protein MGRRMRHAATALEKGANAHAVVDTASTGGRNGHVFADHITSPPGRSFRVDSAPPPADVTRNCFTYCGPDAGSDPQKRLHQQFKALPKEERQRIAAQSAEETDAIARTVHLRFLPTGMLQSELAALCAQCGEYLRVRICGNSTNTQNWIYGFVEFADRSGAAAMMRQSGLELPNGPGKPPLRLKCNAAKQPIVDRVFHDASPEGNVTCIFGSGNFANRTLKEAVDSYYNLKRKEGNMGAAQARMNNSSHSNNGNGSSGWSSKHNNNDNHHNHNHDHHHKNHHNNNNGGDGKDQRASLPPIITETHNWVEYTAPTSSLIDQGSPCNSVLGAESPPIASQQQPSPGCVDVPPVNDAKWPSSGSYLFDSPVYFLPCPSPVSNFGHGAYDVEFAGCKGKFSSLLGFAPKHNEFGPTPQLPQYANLQQLVDRARTLVLTAMGYAQVFVVTRERSHDAVGALRRLYELTAPCVTPQALNDFRKASSTASDEGMEMLQQRLLQLRLLACLLLSLLYSIKGDCEEMLQAVRNAVACCNVIPTVPLCRKGASVDAKRVETPAAPGDWFNVVGSREGGPSNSDNGNENENDEEETKSVVGFGQAPKEDTVPVFNPLAHVLDLFGDVSIGPEAGAEGRPPASAIGSATGVETAYHRCMRFHSYVLNVFLTIGFAMEDTQPVVARCVYVLVHRRAKELFGEAPPELERALQEGGIHHLRPVFLPELRHDTFVETFFTNFDVNSAGAAGEGMWFYLPPEHMVRTFGVDR, from the coding sequence ATGGGAAGGCGGATGCGGCATGCCGCAACGGCGTTGGAGAAAGGCGCTAACGCTCACGCCGTAGTGGACACTGCATCAACAGGTGGGAGAAATGGACACGTATTCGCTGATCACATAACCAGCCCACCGGGTCGATCGTTCCGTGTGGATTCTGCTCCTCCACCGGCAGATGTGACGCGCAACTGCTTCACATACTGCGGGCCTGACGCTGGGTCTGACCCTCAGAAGCGTTTACATCAGCAGTTCAAAGCACTCCCGAAGGAGGAACGACAACGGATTGCGGCCCAGTCTGCTGAAGAAACAGATGCCATTGCCCGCACTGTACATCTCCGCTTTCTTCCCACGGGCATGCTTCAGAGCGAACTGGCCGCATTGTGCGCACAGTGCGGAGAATATCTGAGAGTGCGCATCTGTGGAAACTCCACCAATACCCAAAATTGGATATACGGTTTCGTTGAGTTCGCCGACCGCAGCGGTGCCGCGGCGATGATGCGCCAAAGCGGGTTGGAGCTACCCAATGGGCCAGGAAAACCTCCACTGAGACTGAAGTGCAATGCAGCAAAGCAGCCCATAGTGGATCGCGTTTTTCATGATGCCAGCCCTGAGGGAAATGTAACTTGCATATTTGGATCAGGAAACTTTGCAAACCGCACCCTTAAGGAGGCGGTTGACAGTTATTACAACCTCAAACGTAAGGAAGGGAATATGGGTGCCGCGCAAGCCCGTATGAACAATTCTTCACACAGTAACAAcggcaacggcagcagcggatgGTCTAGCAAGCATAACAACAATGATAATCACCATAACCACAATCATGACCATCATCATAAGAAtcatcacaacaacaacaacggtgGCGATGGCAAAGACCAGCGGGCGTCTTTGCCTCCTATTATTACTGAGACACACAACTGGGTAGAGTATACTGCCCCAACGTCCTCATTAATAGATCAGGGCTCGCCATGCAACTCTGTTCTCGGGGCGGAGTCTCCGCCTATTGCatcgcagcagcagccatcGCCTGGCTGTGTGGACGTTCCTCCCGTAAATGATGCAAAGTGGCCCTCCTCGGGGAGTTATTTATTCGATAGCCCCgtgtattttcttccttgcccTTCACCTGTTAGCAACTTCGGTCATGGCGCGTACGACGTGGAATTCGCCGGTTGCAAGGGGAAGTTTTCGTCATTGTTAGGTTTTGCACCAAAACACAATGAGTTTGGACCCACACCGCAGCTGCCGCAGTATGCAAACTTACAGCAACTGGTGGACCGTGCGCGCACGCTGGTCCTCACAGCTATGGGTTACGCGCAAGTGTTTGTAGTCACAAGGGAAAGGTCCCACGATGCGGTCGGTGCACTACGGCGACTCTATGAACTCACTGCACCTTGTGTTACACCTCAAGCATTAAATGACTTTCGCAAGGCAAGCTCCACCGCCTCTGACGAAGGGATGGAAATGCTCCAGCAGCGTCTGTTGCAGCTCCGTCTTTTGGCGTGTTTATTGCTTTCACTACTTTACAGCATCAAAGGGGATTGTGAGGAGATGCTTCAGGCCGTACGTAACGCAGTGGCGTGTTGCAATGTCATCCCAACGGTCCCCCTCTGCAGAAAAGGGGCGTCTGTAGACGCTAAGAGGGTAGAGACACCCGCCGCCCCAGGGGATTGGTTTAACGTCGTCGGCAGCCGTGAGGGTGGTCCCAGTAATAGCGATAACGGcaacgaaaatgaaaatgacgaAGAAGAAACCAAGTCAGTCGTTGGCTTCGGGCAGGCACCAAAAGAGGATACTGTTCCCGTCTTTAACCCATTGGCGCATGTGTTGGATCTCTTTGGAGATGTTAGCATTGGTCCTGAAGCTGGTGCCGAAGGGCGTCCACCCGCCTCCGCCATTGGTTCCGCGACGGGTGTTGAAACCGCCTACCACCGCTGCATGCGTTTCCATTCGTATGTGCTGAATGTTTTCCTGACGATTGGTTTTGCTATGGAAGATACACAACCGGTTGTGGCACGTTGTGTCTACGTCTTGGTGCATAGGCGTGCAAAGGAGCTGTTTGGTGAGGCACCACCGGAGCTGGAGCGAGCATTGCAGGAAGGTGGCATACATCACTTGCGGCCCGTGTTCCTTCCGGAGTTGAGGCATGACACATTTGTGGAAACCTTTTTCACCAACTTTGATGTAAACTCAGCCGGAGCCGCTGGTGAAGGGATGTGGTTTTATTTGCCTCCCGAGCATATGGTGCGCACGTTTGGCGTGGATCGCTAA
- a CDS encoding UDP-Gal or UDP-GlcNAc-dependent glycosyltransferase, putative (UDP-Gal or UDP-GlcNAc-dependent glycosyltransferase, putative : curated by Mike Ferguson.), translating to MAPALRGNRIRRCTAHKRRYWLIIILLAVSAAIVTFRTLLEDVERVRRRERKKITERCTYWKRPLWVKQSLTYVPAPVVSAWEERRYLVVIGIPSIDLDVRRRRRDLQRAACWTYAGVAVRANGFSGEMLPLYILARHPENGYTYTKALVEEATQWSDILTLPMNEGRPSGRKRVGQGGKWGIDAEIGMSRKTFLWFDMSVCLFPYAPYIAKADDDMFLRVPQYLADLRNLPRRGLYWGTIDVHTVQGFRFNYAYGACYTLGRDVAERFVSYKPLRTIIHVPYTAIRDEEFQSLCVMVEDAMVGITLRRAMYHTNITYVHEPKCSFHDVHAGTTLGAVTKSSIMVHHVNESDYNELRRRFNNEKNISHRSLTGSQGPLREMSCL from the coding sequence ATGGCCCCCGCGCTTCGGGGAAATCGGATTAGAAGATGTACAGCACACAAGCGGAGGTATTGGCTTATCATTATTCTCTTGGCAGTGTCCGCGGCGATTGTTACTTTCAGGACGCTCCTAGAGGATGTGGAACGAGTTAGACGccgggaaagaaaaaaaatcaccgaACGCTGCACCTACTGGAAACGCCCTCTGTGGGTGAAACAGTCGCTAACTTACGTCCCAGCTCCCGTCGTTAGCGCATGGGAGGAGCGACGGTACTTGGTGGTAATCGGCATCCCCTCCATAGACCTGGACGTGAGACGGCGCCGCCGCGACCTGCAACGGGCAGCATGCTGGACATACGCCGGCGTTGCAGTACGTGCGAACGGTTTCTCTGGTGAAATGCTGCCGCTGTACATCCTTGCGCGACATCCCGAAAATGGCTACACTTATACCAAGGCACTGGTGGAGGAAGCTACTCAATGGAGTGACATCTTAACGTTGCCAATGAACGAGGGCCGGCCGTCAGGTAGGAAGCGTGTGGGTCAAGGTGGGAAGTGGGGCATTGATGCGGAGATTGGCATGAGCCGCAAGACATTCTTGTGGTTTGACATGTCAGTGTGCTTATTTCCGTATGCCCCGTATATTGCGAAGGCAGATGACGATATGTTCCTACGCGTTCCTCAGTATCTAGCAGACTTACGCAACCTACCTCGCCGTGGGCTATACTGGGGTACGATAGACGTGCACACCGTGCAAGGTTTCCGATTTAATTATGCTTATGGCGCGTGCTATACTCTAGGACGTGACGTCGCGGAACGTTTTGTCTCGTATAAGCCCCTTCGAACAATAATCCACGTCCCCTACACAGCAATACGTGACGAAGAGTTCCAGTCTCTCTGTGTCATGGTTGAAGACGCAATGGTAGGGATTACATTGCGGAGGGCCATGTATCATACGAATATAACCTACGTTCACGAGCCTAAGTGCTCGTTTCACGATGTGCACGCCGGTACAACGTTGGGAGCCGTGACAAAAAGCTCCATTATGGTACACCATGTAAATGAGAGTGACTACAACGAGTTGAGGCGGCGGTTCAACAATGAGAAGAACATCTCGCACCGCTCGCTAACGGGCAGCCAGGGACCTCTCCGGGAAATGAGTTGTTTGTAG
- a CDS encoding UDP-Gal or UDP-GlcNAc-dependent glycosyltransferase, putative (UDP-Gal or UDP-GlcNAc-dependent glycosyltransferase, putative : curated by Mike Ferguson.), which produces MAPALRGNRIGRCTAHKRRYWLIIILLAVSAAIVTFRTLLEDVERVRRRERKKITERCTYWKRPLWVKQSLTYVPAPVVSAWEERRYLVVIGIPSIDLDVRRRRRDLQRAACWTYAGVAVRANGFSGEMLPLYILARHPENGYTYTKALVEEATQWSDILTLPMNEGRPSGRKRVGQGGKWGIDAEIGMSRKTFLWFDMSVCLFPYAPYIAKADDDMFLRVPQYLADLRNLPRRGLYWGTIDVHTVQGFRFNYAYGACYTLGRDVAERFVSYKPLRTIIHVPYTAIRDEEFQSLCVMVEDAMVGITLRRAMYHTNITYVHEPKCSFHDVHAGTTLGAVTKSSIMVHHVNESDYNELRRRFNNEKNISHRSLTGSQGPLREMSCL; this is translated from the coding sequence ATGGCCCCCGCGCTTCGGGGAAATCGGATTGGAAGATGTACAGCACACAAGCGGAGGTATTGGCTTATCATTATTCTCTTGGCAGTGTCCGCGGCGATTGTTACTTTCAGGACGCTCCTAGAGGATGTGGAACGAGTTAGACGccgggaaagaaaaaaaatcaccgaACGCTGCACCTACTGGAAACGCCCTCTGTGGGTGAAACAGTCGCTAACTTACGTCCCAGCTCCCGTCGTTAGCGCATGGGAGGAGCGACGGTACTTGGTGGTAATCGGCATCCCCTCCATAGACCTGGACGTGAGACGGCGCCGCCGCGACCTGCAACGGGCAGCATGCTGGACATACGCCGGCGTTGCAGTACGTGCGAACGGTTTCTCTGGTGAAATGCTGCCGCTGTACATCCTTGCGCGACATCCCGAAAATGGCTACACTTATACCAAGGCACTGGTGGAGGAAGCTACTCAATGGAGTGACATCTTAACGTTGCCAATGAACGAGGGCCGGCCGTCAGGTAGGAAGCGTGTGGGTCAAGGTGGGAAGTGGGGCATTGATGCGGAGATTGGCATGAGCCGCAAGACATTCTTGTGGTTTGACATGTCAGTGTGCTTATTTCCGTATGCCCCGTATATTGCGAAGGCAGATGACGATATGTTCCTACGCGTTCCTCAGTATCTAGCAGACTTACGCAACCTACCTCGCCGTGGGCTATACTGGGGTACGATAGACGTGCACACCGTGCAAGGTTTCCGATTTAATTATGCTTATGGCGCGTGCTATACTCTAGGACGTGACGTCGCGGAACGTTTTGTCTCGTATAAGCCCCTTCGAACAATAATCCACGTCCCCTACACAGCAATACGTGACGAAGAGTTCCAGTCTCTCTGTGTCATGGTTGAAGACGCAATGGTAGGGATTACATTGCGGAGGGCCATGTATCATACGAATATAACCTACGTTCACGAGCCTAAGTGCTCGTTTCACGATGTGCACGCCGGTACAACGTTGGGAGCCGTGACAAAAAGCTCCATTATGGTACACCATGTAAATGAGAGTGACTACAACGAGTTGAGGCGGCGGTTCAACAATGAGAAGAACATCTCGCACCGCTCGCTAACGGGCAGCCAGGGACCTCTCCGGGAAATGAGTTGTTTGTAG